In Astatotilapia calliptera chromosome 16, fAstCal1.2, whole genome shotgun sequence, one genomic interval encodes:
- the LOC113008189 gene encoding olfactory receptor 6N1-like, translating into MCPLIMDNQSNERSFILSGFNETMNFTVPLFSVTLLYYCGILFFNISLVLLIVFDESLHEPMYIFVSSLCINALYGTTGFYPKFLSDLLSSSHRISYEGCLLQGFVMYSFACCDLSILTVMAFDRYMAICRPLHYYSFMTKRRLSQLVCFSWLTPFCVFAINVLLTARLKLCGIKIQRALCLNWLIVQLACTEADTFSNNISAYVIIVIYHFHWLFIICTYIYIIKTCVRSREDRVKFTQTCVPHLTSVIINATVLAFDAMYLRFGSRDLSQSLKNFIALEFLIIPPVMNPLMYGFKLTKIRNRILSLIYLKGK; encoded by the coding sequence ATGTGCCCTCTGATCATGGATAATCAGTCTAATGAAAGAAGTTTCATTctgtcaggatttaatgaaaCGATGAATTTCACAGTACCCCTCTTCTCAGTTACTTTACTGTATTACTGTGGGATTTTGTTCTTCAATATTTCTCTTGTGCTGCTCATTGTCTTCGATGAAAGCCTCCATGAACCTATGTACATTTTCGTGAGTAGCCTTTGCATTAATGCACTTTATGGGACCACAGGTTTCTACCCAAAATTCCTTTCAGATTTACTGTCATCTTCTCACAGAATCTCCTATGAAGGGTGCCTTTTACAAGGTTTTGTCATGTATTCATTTGCTTGCTGTGATTTGTCTATTTTAACTGTCATGGCCTTTGACAGGTATATGGCTATATGTCGACCTCTGCACTACTACTCTTTCATGACTAAGAGGAGGCTTTCACAGCTGGTGTGTTTCTCCTGGCTGAcacctttctgtgtttttgccaTTAATGTCCTGCTTACAGCAAGACTCAAGTTATGTGGTATAAAGATTCAGAGAGCCTTGTGTCTAAACTGGTTAATTGTTCAACTTGCTTGTACTGAAGCTGACACTTTTTCAAATAACATCAGTGCATATGTGATAATTGtcatttatcattttcattGGCTTTTCATAATTTGCACttacatatatattattaaaacatgTGTGAGGTCCAGAGAGGACAGAGTAAAGTTTACGCAGACCTGTGTGCCCCATCTGACTTCTGTGATCATAAATGCCACTGTACTGGCTTTTGATGCGATGTACTTGCGCTTTGGCTCCAGAGATTTATCCCAAAGCCTCAAAAACTTCATCGCTCTTGAATTTCTCATCATCCCTCCAGTTATGAATCCTCTCATGTATGGATTTAAACTCACCAAAATACGAAACAGAATCTtgagtttaatttatttgaaaggGAAATGA
- the LOC113008197 gene encoding olfactory receptor 142-like, producing the protein MCPLIMDNQSNERSFILSGFNETMNFTVPLFSVTLLYYCVILFFNISLVLLIVLDESLHEPMYIFLSSLCINALYGTTGFYPKFLSDLLSSSHRISYEGCLLQAFIAYSFSFCDLSILTVMAFDRYMAICRPLHYHSFMTKRRLSQLVCFSWLTPFCLFSINVLLTARLKLCGINIQRALCLNWLIFKLACPEADTFPNNISAYVILVICYFHWLFIIWTYIYIIKTCVRSREDRVMFMQTCVAHLTSVIINFTVMAVDWMYLRFGSRDLPQSLQNFITLEFLIIPPVMNPLMYGFKLSKIRNRILSLIYLKGK; encoded by the coding sequence ATGTGCCCTCTGATCATGGATAATCAGTCTAATGAAAGAAGTTTTATTCTGTCAGGATTTAATGAGACGATGAATTTCACAGTACCCCTCTTCTCAGTTACTTTACTGTATTACTGTGTGATTTTGTTCTTCAATATTTCTCTTGTGCTGCTCATTGTCTTGGATGAAAGCCTCCATGAACCTATGTACATTTTCCTGAGTAGCCTTTGCATTAATGCACTCTATGGAACCACAGGTTTCTACCCCAAATTCCTTTCAGATTTACTGTCGTCTTCTCACAGAATCTCCTATGAAGGGTGCCTTTTACAAGCTTTTATCGcgtattcattttctttttgtgatttGTCTATTTTAACTGTCATGGCCTTTGACAGGTATATGGCTATATGTCGACCTCTGCACTACCACTCTTTCATGACTAAGAGGAGGCTTTCACAGCTGGTGTGTTTCTCCTGGCTGAcacctttctgtcttttttccattaatGTCCTGCTTACAGCAAGACTCAAGTTATGTGGTATAAACATTCAGAGAGCCTTATGTCTAAACTGGTtaatttttaaacttgcttgtCCTGAAGCTGACACTTTTCCAAATAACATCAGTGCATATGTGATACTTgtcatttgttattttcattGGCTTTTCATAATTTGGACttacatatatattattaaaacatgTGTGAGGTCCAGAGAGGACAGAGTAATGTTTATGCAGACCTGTGTGGCCCATCTGACTTCTGTGATCATAAATTTCACTGTAATGGCTGTTGATTGGATGTACTTGCGCTTTGGCTCCAGAGATTTACCCCAAAGCCTCCAAAACTTCATCACTCTTGAATTTCTCATCATCCCTCCAGTTATGAATCCTCTCATGTATGGATTTAAACTCAGCAAAATACGAAACAGAATCTtgagtttaatttatttgaaaggGAAATGA
- the LOC113007594 gene encoding olfactory receptor 10Z1-like, giving the protein MCPLIMDNQSNERSFILSGFNEIMNFTVPLFSVTLLYYCVILFFNISLVLLIVLDESLHEPMYIFLSSLCINALYGTTGFYPKFLSDLLSSSHRISYEGCLLQVFIMYSFACCNLSILTVMAFDRYLAICRPLHYHSFMTKRRLSQLVCFSWLTPFCIFAINVVLTARLKLCGINIQRVLCLNWLIVKLACPEADTFSNNTSAYVILVVYLSHWLFIIWTYIYLIKTCVRSREDRVKFTQTCVPHLTSVIINVTVMAFDSMYLRFGSRDLSQSLQNFIALEFLIITPVTNPLMYGFKLTKIRNRILSLIFCHRLGL; this is encoded by the coding sequence ATGTGCCCTCTGATCATGGATAATCAGTCTAATGAAAGAAGTTTCATTCTGTCAGGATTTAATGAGATAATGAATTTCACAGTACCCCTCTTCTCAGTTACTTTACTGTATTACTGTGTGATTTTGTTCTTCAATATTTCTCTTGTGCTGCTCATTGTCTTGGATGAAAGCCTCCATGAACCTATGTACATTTTCCTGAGTAGCCTTTGCATTAATGCCCTTTATGGAACCACAGGTTTCTACCCCAAATTCCTTTCAGATTTACTGTCGTCTTCTCACAGAATCTCCTATGAAGGGTGCCTTTTACAAGTTTTTATCATGTATTCATTTGCTTGCTGTAATTTGTCTATTTTAACTGTCATGGCCTTTGACAGGTATCTGGCTATATGTCGACCTCTGCACTACCACTCTTTCATGACTAAGAGGAGGCTTTCACAGCTGGTGTGTTTCTCCTGGCTGACACCTTTCTGCATTTTTGCCATCAATGTAGTGCTTACAGCAAGACTCAAGTTATGTGGTATAAACATTCAGAGAGTCTTATGTCTAAACTGGTTAATTGTTAAACTTGCTTGTCCTGAAGCTGACACTTTTTCAAATAACACAAGTGCATATGTGATACTTGTCGTTTATCTGTCTCATTGGCTTTTCATAATTTGGACTTACATATACCTTATTAAAACATGTGTGAGGTCCAGAGAGGACAGAGTAAAGTTTACGCAGACCTGTGTGCCCCATCTGACTTCTGTGATCATAAATGTCACTGTAATGGCTTTTGATTCGATGTACTTGCGCTTTGGCTCCAGAGATTTATCCCAAAGCCTCCAAAACTTCATCGCTCTTGAATTTCTCATCATCACTCCAGTTACAAATCCTCTCATGTATGGATTTAAACTCACCAAAATACGAAACAGAATCTTGAGTTTAATTttttgtcacaggctgggtctctga